A single region of the Eulemur rufifrons isolate Redbay chromosome 8, OSU_ERuf_1, whole genome shotgun sequence genome encodes:
- the C1QA gene encoding complement C1q subcomponent subunit A, translating to MEAPWRWLVICVLAVTVALTVTQDVCRAPNGKDGAAGKPGRPGRPGLKGEQGEPGAPGIRTGIRGLKGDQGEPGSPGAPGKVGYPGPSGPLGDRGVPGLKGIKGNPGNIKDQPRPAFSAIRRNPPTGGNVVIFDTVITNQEGRYQSNSGKFVCAVPGYYYFTFQVVSKWDICLSIVSSLRGQLRRSLGFCDTNSRGFFQVVSGGTVLQLQQGDQVWIERDPLKGRIYQGSEADSVFSGFLIFPSV from the exons ATGGAGGCCCCCTGGAGATGGCTGGTGATCTGTGTCCTGGCCGTAACCGTGGCCTTGACGGTGACACAGGATGTGTGCCGCGCACCAAATGGGAAGGACGGGGCCGCAGGAAAACCTGGCCGACCGGGGCGGCCAGGCCTCAAGGGGGAGCAAGGGGAGCCAG GGGCCCCTGGCATCCGGACAGGCATCCGGGGCCTTAAAGGAGACCAGGGAGAACCTGGGTCCCCTGGAGCCCCCGGCAAGGTGGGCTACCCTGGGCCCAGTGGCCCCCTGGGGGACCGTGGTGTCCCAGGATTGAAGGGCATCAAAGGCAACCCAGGAAACATCAAGGACCAGCCGCGGCCAGCCTTCTCGGCCATCAGGCGGAATCCACCGACGGGTGGCAACGTGGTCATCTTTGACACGGTCATCACCAACCAGGAGGGCCGGTACCAGAGCAACTCGGGCAAGTTCGTCTGCGCCGTGCCCGGCTACTACTACTTCACCTTCCAGGTGGTGTCCAAGTGGGACATCTGCTTGTCCATCGTGTCCTCCTTGAGGGGCCAGCTCCGGCGCTCCCTGGGCTTCTGTGACACCAACAGCAGGGGGTTCTTCCAGGTGGTGTCAGGGGGCACAGTGCTCCAGCTACAGCAAGGTGACCAGGTCTGGATCGAAAGAGACCCCCTCAAGGGCCGCATTTACCAGGGCTCCGAGGCCGACAGCGTCTTCAGCGGCTTCCTCATCTTCCCGTCCGTCTGA